Proteins encoded in a region of the Gemmatimonadaceae bacterium genome:
- a CDS encoding plastocyanin/azurin family copper-binding protein → MRNLGRGVIVGVVFVAACGGGEKKADTTGAAAPPAGQPAAGASASAPAGGAVSGTATAMAPTGKTVEVKMIGDASGYRYDPASITIKQGDAVKFTVVSGPPHNVSFYADSIPAGASAQLSANMPNPMSPLTSPLFNNPGESYTISFAGVPKGTYKFFCTPHQALGMHGQLTVQ, encoded by the coding sequence ATGCGAAATCTGGGGCGTGGGGTGATCGTGGGTGTGGTATTTGTGGCTGCATGTGGAGGGGGCGAAAAGAAGGCTGATACGACGGGCGCCGCGGCGCCGCCGGCTGGCCAGCCAGCTGCCGGAGCGAGCGCGAGCGCGCCGGCGGGCGGAGCCGTTTCAGGCACCGCGACGGCGATGGCGCCGACCGGGAAGACGGTCGAAGTAAAGATGATTGGTGACGCGAGCGGCTATCGGTACGATCCGGCCAGTATCACCATCAAGCAGGGCGATGCGGTGAAGTTCACCGTCGTGTCGGGTCCCCCGCACAACGTCTCGTTCTACGCGGACAGCATACCGGCAGGGGCCAGCGCGCAGCTCAGCGCGAACATGCCGAACCCGATGTCGCCGCTCACCAGTCCGCTGTTCAATAATCCAGGCGAGTCGTACACGATTTCGTTCGCCGGTGTCCCGAAGGGCACGTACAAGTTCTTCTGTACGCCGCACCAGGCCCTCGGGATGCACGGGCAACTGACCGTTCAGTAA
- a CDS encoding carboxylesterase family protein yields MIPSCARVAIVAAILLGTVQAHRAAPPRVTIDTGILEGVVDSVSGVLVFRGIPYAAPPVGTLRWRPPRPAPKWTGVRAANQLGHNCMQGQPYSDIDPYAAGIAEDCLYLNVWTTALGENGRRPVMVWIHGGGFFAGFGGEQRHNGARLAQKGAVVVTLNYRLGPFGFFTHPALAAESPQHSSGNYGLLDQIAALQWVRRNIARFGGDPSRVTIFGESAGGMSVGSLIASPLAKGLFARAILESGTGVGTGIARQEMARSASQQLADSLGVRGAGAAALKQLRAANADTLLAVALRIGQPAAPRFFPVVDGWVLPHPVDTALQTGAANIVPVIVGSNRDEGDEWMGAPTRTFARLISARGAPTYLYMFSRVGDDSVNQKRGAYHSAEITFVFGRPSPILPSAGHTAYDAVLADAMSDYWLEFASRGDPNGAAEGKWPPWPRYTSTNDALLEFGPEIRPRTMVKRSLYDSLDVIARAKGEIRP; encoded by the coding sequence ATGATTCCATCATGTGCGCGCGTTGCCATCGTGGCGGCGATCCTCCTCGGAACCGTTCAGGCGCACCGGGCAGCGCCGCCGCGGGTAACGATCGACACCGGCATTCTCGAGGGAGTCGTCGATTCCGTGAGCGGCGTGCTCGTGTTCCGCGGCATTCCGTACGCAGCGCCGCCGGTGGGCACCCTCCGCTGGCGTCCGCCGCGCCCGGCGCCGAAGTGGACGGGTGTTCGCGCCGCGAACCAACTCGGCCACAACTGCATGCAGGGCCAGCCGTACAGCGACATCGATCCCTATGCGGCCGGCATTGCCGAAGATTGCCTGTATCTGAATGTCTGGACGACCGCGTTAGGCGAGAATGGCCGCCGGCCGGTGATGGTGTGGATTCACGGCGGTGGCTTCTTCGCCGGCTTCGGCGGTGAGCAGCGTCACAATGGAGCGCGGCTCGCGCAGAAAGGCGCTGTGGTCGTCACGCTCAACTACCGCCTCGGACCCTTCGGGTTCTTCACGCATCCGGCGCTGGCTGCCGAATCGCCGCAACACTCGTCAGGCAACTACGGACTGCTCGACCAGATCGCCGCACTGCAGTGGGTGCGCCGTAACATCGCGCGTTTCGGTGGCGATCCGTCGCGTGTGACGATCTTCGGTGAGTCGGCTGGCGGCATGAGTGTCGGCTCCCTGATCGCCTCACCGTTGGCGAAGGGGCTATTCGCGCGGGCGATTCTCGAGAGCGGAACGGGCGTGGGAACCGGCATCGCCCGACAGGAGATGGCGCGATCCGCCAGCCAGCAGCTCGCCGACTCGTTAGGCGTACGCGGTGCTGGTGCCGCGGCGTTGAAGCAGCTCCGTGCGGCCAACGCCGACACGCTGCTCGCGGTCGCGCTGCGCATCGGACAGCCGGCCGCGCCGCGCTTTTTCCCCGTCGTCGACGGATGGGTATTGCCGCATCCGGTGGACACCGCGCTGCAGACTGGGGCCGCCAACATTGTTCCCGTCATCGTCGGCAGCAATCGCGATGAAGGAGACGAGTGGATGGGCGCGCCGACCCGTACGTTCGCTCGTCTCATCTCGGCGCGAGGCGCGCCGACGTACCTCTACATGTTTTCACGCGTCGGCGACGATAGCGTGAACCAGAAGCGGGGCGCATATCACAGCGCCGAGATCACGTTCGTCTTCGGACGCCCGAGTCCAATCCTGCCGAGCGCTGGGCACACTGCGTATGACGCGGTGCTCGCGGACGCGATGAGCGATTATTGGCTGGAGTTTGCATCCCGGGGCGATCCGAACGGCGCTGCCGAGGGGAAATGGCCGCCCTGGCCGCGCTATACGTCAACCAACGACGCGCTCCTCGAGTTCGGTCCCGAGATTCGGCCGCGGACGATGGTTAAGCGTTCGTTATATGATTCGCTCGACGTGATTGCGCGTGCGAAAGGGGAAATCAGACCGTAG
- a CDS encoding M14 family zinc carboxypeptidase, which yields MRRLTLFLSLLSASPLFAQHPQGSARDPIPSPASILGFEPGADRHLPSWKQVTEYFTALDKASPRVSVRTLGKTTLGRPFLVAFISDSATLRNLEHYRQVQRKLMDPRLQAPGERERLLAEGKNIILITSSIHSTEAGGFTTPIVLADQLARAETPEAKSILANTIIMLVPSQNPDGVDIVGDWYRSTLGTRAEGTSPPELYHHYTGHDNNRDWYAFTQVETQYTVDSLYTPWDPEIVNDIHQQGSNAGRIFIPPYMDPVEPNIDPILTAGTNSLGMAMSWRMIADGFTGVATNASYDEWSPARQYSLYHRGVRILTETASAHLATPLELEFDQLGPGRGYDAREATWNYPSLWTGGSWRYGDIVRYQVHATRVMLSQAARDRRVWLESYADLGDRALADQSKTPAWGRDAWPAAFVIPKTQPDESALRRLLSTLQRGQVEIREATAPVTTAGTRYPAGSYVVLTRQPYGGFAKALLERQRYPDLREYPNGPPKRPYDVTAHTLPLLFGVDVAEVSGTAPAAGAPIARVNESAYSVAGLTGTRRRIGLYRSYNASMDEGWTRFVFDTYHVPYTSIVDRDVRAGKLADRFDVIVIPDQSPNAIARGLGGNYPDSLRGGLGEEGARALAEFVQTGGTLVTFNNASEYAIEALKLPVRNILAGVRSTDFYAPGSILSVEIRRDQPIARGLTAHVPAIWFEESPAFEITDSTQATAVATYPSSGNPLLSGWLLGGTKLNGKAALVDVRRGNGHVVLFGFRPQYRGQSLATYPLVWGALGGSG from the coding sequence ATGCGACGTCTTACGCTGTTTCTCTCACTGCTCTCCGCTTCTCCGCTGTTCGCTCAACACCCGCAGGGCTCCGCCCGGGACCCAATTCCCTCACCTGCCTCCATTCTCGGCTTCGAGCCCGGCGCCGATCGACATCTGCCGAGCTGGAAGCAGGTCACGGAGTACTTCACCGCTCTGGACAAAGCCAGTCCTCGTGTCTCCGTCCGTACGTTAGGCAAAACGACTCTCGGGCGTCCGTTCCTCGTGGCGTTCATAAGTGACTCGGCGACGCTGCGCAATCTCGAGCACTATCGCCAGGTCCAGCGCAAGCTCATGGATCCGCGCCTCCAGGCGCCCGGTGAGCGGGAGAGGCTCCTCGCCGAGGGGAAGAATATCATTCTCATCACGTCGAGCATTCACTCGACTGAGGCTGGCGGCTTTACGACGCCGATCGTCCTCGCCGACCAGCTCGCGCGGGCCGAAACGCCCGAGGCGAAATCGATTCTCGCCAACACCATCATCATGCTCGTCCCGTCGCAGAACCCCGACGGCGTCGATATCGTCGGCGACTGGTATCGCTCGACGTTAGGCACTCGCGCCGAGGGGACCTCGCCCCCCGAGCTCTATCATCACTACACGGGACACGACAACAACCGCGACTGGTACGCATTCACACAAGTCGAAACGCAGTACACGGTCGACTCGCTCTACACGCCATGGGATCCGGAAATCGTCAACGACATTCATCAACAGGGTTCCAATGCCGGGCGAATCTTCATTCCTCCTTACATGGACCCCGTCGAGCCAAATATCGATCCGATTCTCACCGCTGGTACAAATTCGTTAGGGATGGCGATGAGTTGGAGGATGATTGCGGATGGGTTTACCGGCGTTGCAACAAACGCGTCGTACGACGAATGGTCGCCGGCGCGTCAGTATTCGCTGTACCATCGCGGCGTCCGCATTCTGACCGAAACGGCGAGTGCGCACCTGGCGACCCCACTCGAGCTCGAATTCGATCAGCTCGGACCAGGCCGCGGCTACGACGCGCGTGAGGCAACCTGGAACTATCCGTCGCTCTGGACCGGCGGAAGCTGGCGCTACGGCGACATCGTTCGATACCAGGTGCACGCGACGCGGGTGATGCTCAGCCAGGCCGCGCGCGACCGCCGCGTGTGGCTCGAGAGCTATGCGGACCTCGGCGATCGCGCGCTCGCGGATCAATCCAAGACCCCGGCGTGGGGGCGCGATGCGTGGCCCGCCGCATTCGTCATTCCGAAAACGCAGCCTGACGAGAGCGCGCTCCGACGACTTCTCAGCACGCTGCAGCGCGGCCAGGTCGAGATTCGTGAGGCCACTGCCCCCGTCACGACAGCGGGAACGCGTTACCCGGCTGGAAGCTATGTCGTTCTCACGCGTCAGCCGTATGGTGGCTTCGCCAAGGCGCTACTCGAGCGTCAGCGGTATCCCGACCTGCGCGAGTATCCCAATGGGCCACCGAAACGTCCCTACGATGTCACTGCGCACACGCTGCCACTGCTGTTCGGCGTCGACGTCGCCGAGGTGTCGGGTACCGCGCCCGCAGCGGGCGCGCCGATCGCCCGCGTCAACGAATCGGCCTACAGCGTCGCCGGCCTAACGGGAACGCGTCGGCGCATCGGATTGTATCGCAGCTATAACGCGTCGATGGACGAGGGTTGGACGCGCTTCGTCTTCGATACCTACCACGTGCCATACACGTCGATCGTCGATCGTGACGTGCGCGCCGGCAAGCTCGCCGATCGGTTCGACGTCATTGTCATCCCCGACCAGTCGCCTAACGCGATCGCGCGTGGTTTGGGCGGCAACTATCCGGATTCGTTGCGCGGTGGACTGGGTGAGGAGGGCGCTCGGGCGCTCGCCGAATTCGTACAGACCGGGGGCACGCTCGTCACGTTCAACAACGCATCCGAGTACGCCATCGAGGCGCTCAAACTACCCGTGCGCAATATCCTGGCTGGCGTTCGCAGCACGGATTTCTATGCGCCCGGCTCCATTCTGAGCGTGGAGATCCGACGCGACCAACCGATCGCACGCGGCCTCACGGCACACGTGCCGGCGATCTGGTTCGAGGAGAGCCCGGCGTTCGAAATCACCGACAGCACGCAGGCAACCGCCGTCGCCACATACCCCTCGAGCGGTAATCCATTGCTCTCCGGTTGGTTGTTAGGCGGAACGAAGCTCAACGGAAAGGCAGCGCTCGTCGACGTGAGGCGGGGCAATGGGCACGTGGTCTTGTTCGGTTTTCGGCCACAGTATCGAGGTCAGAGTCTCGCGACATATCCGCTGGTGTGGGGAGCCCTGGGGGGCAGCGGGTAG
- the hrpB gene encoding ATP-dependent helicase HrpB, which produces MDVVLEDVRRALQSSSGAVLQAPPGAGKTTRVPLALLDEPWLAGRRIVMLEPRRLAARAAARRLAVSLGETVGGTVGYRMRLDTRVGPSTRLEVVTEGVLTRMLQHDPTLEGVGVLIFDEFHERSLHADLGLALARQAQLLVRPDLRILVMSATLDVTPVALMLGDVPVIASEGREFPVTLHYLPEPLADRRDARSVETRLASTIERALRDNEGDLLVFLPGAGEIRRVGSRLAETLSSRDIVIAPLHGSLPGDAQDLAIAPSSAGRRKIVLATSIAETSLTIEGVRIVVDSGLARVPRFSPRSGLTRLETVRVNRASANQRCGRAGRVAPGVCYRLWTEIEHGHLLPRATPEILEADLAPLALDLAIAGITDPLELSWLDPPPSASLAQARELLRELEAIGHEGRCTEHGRAMAGLALHPRLAHMILRAKPLQFGLTACHVAALLGERDPLRGEGAPLDVDLRPRLDLLTRGTHDSRADQAILRRIRMEADHLAGQLGIRRDDTVRDPGVLVAFAYPDRIAQRRRGGSRGRFLLRNGRGVALEKDDPLGDEEFLAVAAVDDRQPESRVFLAAALGREDVETHFASQIVEDRLVEWDDRTESVVAHRRTRLGALVLSQEPLRDVDAADVAHALATALAAAGVDSLPWSDGARRLRERLAFLHNVDASWPDVSDAALSDTMDAWLAPRIVGMRRLRDVAQLDLGQALLDGLTRNQRATLDDLAPTHFVAPSGSRLPIDYGDPAAPVLAVRLQEMFGLADTPRIAAGRVALTLHLLSPAQRPIQVTRDLAGFWRGGYLDVRREMRGRYPKHHWPEEPLRATPTSRAKRRR; this is translated from the coding sequence ATCGACGTCGTCCTCGAGGACGTGCGTCGGGCTCTGCAGTCGTCCAGCGGGGCCGTGCTGCAAGCGCCTCCTGGTGCCGGCAAGACGACCCGAGTTCCGCTCGCGCTACTCGACGAACCCTGGCTCGCCGGACGGCGCATCGTTATGCTCGAGCCGCGTCGTCTCGCCGCCCGAGCCGCGGCGCGCCGTCTCGCCGTGTCGTTAGGGGAAACGGTTGGTGGGACCGTTGGATACCGGATGCGACTCGATACGCGCGTCGGCCCGTCGACGCGACTCGAGGTCGTCACGGAAGGCGTGCTGACGCGAATGCTCCAACACGATCCGACGCTCGAGGGCGTCGGCGTGCTCATCTTCGATGAGTTTCACGAACGCAGCCTCCACGCCGACCTGGGTCTCGCCCTGGCGCGACAGGCGCAACTCCTCGTACGGCCCGACCTCCGCATCCTCGTTATGTCGGCGACACTCGACGTCACGCCCGTCGCCCTGATGCTCGGCGACGTGCCCGTAATCGCGAGCGAAGGACGCGAGTTCCCCGTCACCTTGCATTACCTGCCCGAGCCGCTCGCCGACCGCCGCGACGCGCGCTCAGTCGAGACACGCCTCGCGTCGACCATCGAACGCGCCTTACGAGACAATGAAGGCGATCTCCTCGTGTTTCTGCCGGGTGCCGGCGAGATCCGCCGCGTCGGGTCGCGGCTCGCGGAGACGCTCTCGTCTCGCGACATCGTCATCGCGCCACTGCACGGCAGTCTGCCGGGCGACGCGCAGGATCTCGCTATCGCGCCGAGTTCAGCCGGGCGACGTAAGATCGTGCTCGCGACGTCGATCGCCGAGACGAGCCTAACGATCGAAGGTGTTCGCATCGTCGTCGACAGCGGCCTCGCACGCGTGCCGCGGTTCTCGCCGCGATCCGGACTCACGCGTCTGGAGACCGTACGCGTGAATCGCGCGTCGGCGAATCAGCGTTGTGGCCGTGCTGGTCGCGTGGCACCGGGCGTCTGCTACCGGTTGTGGACGGAAATCGAGCACGGGCACCTTCTCCCTCGGGCAACGCCGGAAATTCTCGAGGCCGATCTCGCACCCCTCGCATTGGACCTCGCAATCGCCGGCATTACCGATCCACTGGAGCTGAGCTGGTTGGATCCACCGCCGAGCGCGTCGCTCGCTCAGGCGCGCGAGCTGCTGCGCGAGCTCGAGGCAATCGGCCACGAGGGACGCTGCACCGAGCATGGCCGGGCGATGGCAGGCCTCGCGCTTCACCCGCGGCTCGCACACATGATCCTGCGCGCTAAACCTCTGCAGTTTGGCCTAACGGCATGCCACGTCGCGGCACTCCTCGGCGAGCGCGATCCGCTTCGCGGCGAAGGGGCGCCGCTCGACGTCGATCTTCGCCCGCGACTCGACCTGCTGACACGCGGCACGCACGATTCCCGCGCGGACCAGGCGATCCTGCGACGCATTCGAATGGAAGCGGATCATCTGGCGGGGCAGCTCGGTATTCGCCGCGACGATACGGTCAGAGATCCTGGCGTGCTCGTCGCGTTCGCGTATCCCGATCGAATCGCGCAGCGGCGCCGCGGTGGTTCGCGGGGCCGGTTCCTCCTGCGCAATGGACGTGGCGTCGCTCTCGAGAAGGACGACCCGTTAGGTGACGAGGAGTTTCTGGCCGTGGCGGCGGTAGACGACCGGCAGCCCGAGAGTCGCGTCTTCCTCGCGGCTGCGCTCGGGCGGGAGGACGTCGAGACGCATTTCGCTTCGCAGATCGTCGAAGACCGGCTGGTGGAATGGGACGACCGGACCGAGAGTGTCGTCGCGCACCGACGAACGCGTCTCGGCGCCCTCGTTCTTTCGCAGGAGCCGCTCCGCGACGTCGATGCGGCCGACGTTGCTCACGCCCTGGCAACGGCGCTGGCCGCCGCCGGCGTGGATTCATTGCCGTGGAGCGACGGTGCCCGGCGTCTTCGCGAGCGGCTCGCCTTTCTGCATAACGTGGATGCGTCCTGGCCCGATGTGAGCGACGCCGCGCTGTCAGACACGATGGATGCGTGGCTCGCACCGCGAATCGTGGGCATGCGTCGTCTGCGGGATGTCGCTCAGCTCGACCTCGGCCAGGCATTGCTCGATGGACTGACCCGGAATCAGCGCGCAACGCTCGACGATCTCGCGCCGACACACTTCGTCGCGCCGAGCGGCTCCAGGCTTCCGATCGACTACGGTGACCCCGCCGCGCCAGTGCTTGCCGTTAGGCTGCAGGAGATGTTCGGACTCGCCGATACGCCACGCATCGCGGCGGGACGCGTTGCGCTCACGTTGCATCTGCTTTCACCAGCGCAGCGCCCGATTCAAGTGACGCGCGATCTCGCCGGTTTCTGGCGTGGCGGCTATCTGGACGTGCGGCGCGAGATGCGCGGGCGCTATCCGAAACACCACTGGCCAGAGGAACCACTCCGGGCGACTCCGACGTCGCGAGCCAAGCGGAGGAGATAG